One region of Grus americana isolate bGruAme1 chromosome 20, bGruAme1.mat, whole genome shotgun sequence genomic DNA includes:
- the ENTPD2 gene encoding ectonucleoside triphosphate diphosphohydrolase 2, with product MARRVAAVLLLLALACLLGILLLCLGSGDTRGPPGFKYGIVLDAGSSHTAMFVYKWPADKENDTGVVSEHSMCDVEGPGISSYRSNPPAAGTSLLHCLNQALRDVPKEKHADTPLYLGATAGMRLLNIMNLQASDAVLSAVAATLKSYPFNFRGAKILSGEEEGVFGWVTANYLLENFIKRGWLGEWIQPQKTTLGAMDFGGASTQITFETRDTIEDPSNEVMLKLYGQEYKVYTHSFLCYGRDQVLKRLLSKLLQQAKSYQATIPHPCWPTGYHKNLLLSSIYDSPCTEKERPSFALNTTITMVGTGNASLCTLHMSKLFNFTTCSFSRCSFDGIFQPEVSGNFIAFSAFFYTVDFIQTVMGRRVHLPSDLKDAAETICATSWSELLQKAPKMEKRLSDYCAVSIFVYLLTTKGYNFNDHSFPNIAFQKKAGETSIGWALGYMLNLTNMIPAEKPSSHKSIMYNYWVILILLFVVTTLMSLVTAICLLRHSKSSAI from the exons ATGGCCCGCCGTGTGGCCGCCGTCCTCCTGCTCCTCGCCCTCGCCTGCCTGCTGGgcatcctcctgctctgcctcgGCTCCGGGGACACACGGGGCCCGCCGGGCTTCAAG TATGGCATCGTGCTGGACGCCGGGTCCTCCCACACGGCCATGTTCGTCTACAAGTGGCCTGCAGACAAGGAGAACGACACTGGGGTGGTCAGCGAGCACAGCATGTGCGATGTGGAGG gtcctggcATCTCCAGCTACAGGTCCAACCCTCCGGCTGCCGGCACAAGCTTGCTGCACTGCCTGAACCAGGCTCTGAGAGATGTGCCCAAGGAGAAGCATGCGGACACCCCGCTCTACCTGGGTGCCACAGCTGGCATGCGCCTGCTCAA CATCATGAACCTGCAGGCTTCAGACGCTGTCCTCAGTGCCGTGGCAGCCACGCTGAAGTCGTACCCCTTCAATTTCCGGGGGGCAAAGATCCTGTCGGGGGAAGAGGAAGGCGTCTTCGGCTGGGTCACCGCAAACTATCTCCTGGAGAACTTCATCAAG CGCGGGTGGCTCGGGGAATGGATCCAGCCCCAGAAGACGACCCTGGGGGCCATGGACTTTGGGGGCGCTTCCACACAGATCACCTTTGAAACCAGGGACACCATCGAAGACCCCAGCAATGAGGTGATGCTGAAGCTGTATGGCCAGGAGTACAAAGTGTACACCCACAGCTTCCTCTGCTATGGAAGGGACCAAGTCCTCAAGAGGCTGCTCTCGAAGCTCCTCCAG CAGGCTAAGAGCTACCAAGCAACcatcccccatccctgctggcCCACGGGCTACCACAAGAACCTGTTGTTGAGCAGCATCTACGACAGCCCCTGCACGGAGAAGGAGAGGCCCAGCTTTGCCCTCAACACCACCATCACCATGGTTGGCACTGGAAATGCGAGCCTCTGCACTCTGCACATGAGCAAGCTCTTCAACTTCACCACCTGCTCCTTCTCCCGCTGCTCCTTCGATGGCATTTTCCAgccagaggtttcaggaaactTCATT GCCTTCTCTGCCTTCTTCTACACGGTGGACTTCATCCAGACAGTGATGGGGAGACGTGTACACTTGCCCAGTGACCTGAAGGATGCTGCCGAGACCATCTGTGCCACCAGCTGGAGTGAG ctgctccagAAAGCCCCTAAGATGGAGAAGAGATTGTCGGATTACTGCGCTGTCAGcatatttgtttatttgctcACCACCAAAGGCTACAACTTCAACGACCATTCCTTCCCCAACATTGCCTTCCAGAAGAAG GCAGGAGAAACCTCCATCGGCTGGGCCCTGGGCTACATGCTGAACCTCACCAACATGATCCCAGCAGAGAAGCCCTCTTCCCACAAAAGCATAATGTACAACTACTGGGTCATCCTCATCCTGCTCTTTGTGGTCACCACCCTGATGTCTCTGGTGACTGCCATCTGCCTGCTTCGGCACAGCAAGTCCAGCGCAATCTAA
- the TMEM141 gene encoding transmembrane protein 141 isoform X2 has protein sequence MVNLGLRRVEDSVAAKHPALQQYAACQSHAFMKGIGTFLAGTAWPAPAPPRRSPGAAGSGGGRPGRGPVTAPGPPVSAGSGAAFAVQKLVNKKLPYSLQWSLLLAGAAGSLASYVVTRAETQKCSDFWIYLETGKSPQELAKAGSVSQPAENLPSPEDRESTAPPVRRNKYGDVVE, from the exons ATGGTCAACCTCGGGCTACGGCGCGTGGAGGACAGTGTGGCCGCCAAGCACCCG GCGCTGCAGCAGTACGCGGCCTGCCAGTCCCACGCCTTCATGAAGGGTATCGGCACCTTCCTGGCAGGTACGGCCTGGCCTGCCCCGGCTcctccccgccgctccccgggggctgcgggcagcgggGGCGGGCGGCCCGGGCGGGGGCCAGTAACGGCGCCCGGCCCCCCGGTTTCggcaggcagcggggccgcCTTCGCCGTGCAGAAGCTGGTGAACAAGAAGCTGCCGTACAGCCTGCAGTGGAGCCTGCTGCTGGCCGGGG CTGCAGGGTCCCTCGCCAGCTACGTGGTAACCAGAGCCGAGACACAGAAATGCTCCGATTTCTGGATTTACCTGGAGACAGGCAAGTCCCCACAGGAGCTTGCCAAGGCTGGTAGTGTTTCTCAGCCCGCAG AAAATCTGCCCAGCCCAGAGGACAGAGAGAGCACAGCACCACCAGTGAGGAGGAACAAATATGGGGACGTTGTGGAGTAG
- the TMEM141 gene encoding transmembrane protein 141 isoform X4, giving the protein MVNLGLRRVEDSVAAKHPALQQYAACQSHAFMKGIGTFLAGSGAAFAVQKLVNKKLPYSLQWSLLLAGAAGSLASYVVTRAETQKCSDFWIYLETGKSPQELAKAGSVSQPAENLPSPEDRESTAPPVRRNKYGDVVE; this is encoded by the exons ATGGTCAACCTCGGGCTACGGCGCGTGGAGGACAGTGTGGCCGCCAAGCACCCG GCGCTGCAGCAGTACGCGGCCTGCCAGTCCCACGCCTTCATGAAGGGTATCGGCACCTTCCTGGCAG gcagcggggccgcCTTCGCCGTGCAGAAGCTGGTGAACAAGAAGCTGCCGTACAGCCTGCAGTGGAGCCTGCTGCTGGCCGGGG CTGCAGGGTCCCTCGCCAGCTACGTGGTAACCAGAGCCGAGACACAGAAATGCTCCGATTTCTGGATTTACCTGGAGACAGGCAAGTCCCCACAGGAGCTTGCCAAGGCTGGTAGTGTTTCTCAGCCCGCAG AAAATCTGCCCAGCCCAGAGGACAGAGAGAGCACAGCACCACCAGTGAGGAGGAACAAATATGGGGACGTTGTGGAGTAG
- the TMEM141 gene encoding transmembrane protein 141 isoform X5, producing the protein MVNLGLRRVEDSVAAKHPALQQYAACQSHAFMKGIGTFLAGTAWPAPAPPRRSPGAAGSGGGRPGRGPVTAPGPPVSAGSGAAFAVQKLVNKKLPYSLQWSLLLAGENLPSPEDRESTAPPVRRNKYGDVVE; encoded by the exons ATGGTCAACCTCGGGCTACGGCGCGTGGAGGACAGTGTGGCCGCCAAGCACCCG GCGCTGCAGCAGTACGCGGCCTGCCAGTCCCACGCCTTCATGAAGGGTATCGGCACCTTCCTGGCAGGTACGGCCTGGCCTGCCCCGGCTcctccccgccgctccccgggggctgcgggcagcgggGGCGGGCGGCCCGGGCGGGGGCCAGTAACGGCGCCCGGCCCCCCGGTTTCggcaggcagcggggccgcCTTCGCCGTGCAGAAGCTGGTGAACAAGAAGCTGCCGTACAGCCTGCAGTGGAGCCTGCTGCTGGCCGGGG AAAATCTGCCCAGCCCAGAGGACAGAGAGAGCACAGCACCACCAGTGAGGAGGAACAAATATGGGGACGTTGTGGAGTAG
- the TMEM141 gene encoding transmembrane protein 141 isoform X3, whose protein sequence is MVNLGLRRVEDSVAAKHPALQQYAACQSHAFMKGIGTFLAGSGAAFAVQKLVNKKLPYSLQWSLLLAGAAGSLASYVVTRAETQKCSDFWIYLETGKSPQELAKAGSVSQPAGTFPSLPVAFPGLVMPGSSLPQQFAVPAS, encoded by the exons ATGGTCAACCTCGGGCTACGGCGCGTGGAGGACAGTGTGGCCGCCAAGCACCCG GCGCTGCAGCAGTACGCGGCCTGCCAGTCCCACGCCTTCATGAAGGGTATCGGCACCTTCCTGGCAG gcagcggggccgcCTTCGCCGTGCAGAAGCTGGTGAACAAGAAGCTGCCGTACAGCCTGCAGTGGAGCCTGCTGCTGGCCGGGG CTGCAGGGTCCCTCGCCAGCTACGTGGTAACCAGAGCCGAGACACAGAAATGCTCCGATTTCTGGATTTACCTGGAGACAGGCAAGTCCCCACAGGAGCTTGCCAAGGCTGGTAGTGTTTCTCAGCCCGCAGGTACGTTCCCATCTCTCCCTGTTGCTTTCCCTGGGCTTGTCATGCCTGGTTCTTCCCTGCCGCAACAATTTGCTGTTCCTGCCTCATAA
- the TMEM141 gene encoding transmembrane protein 141 isoform X1: MVNLGLRRVEDSVAAKHPALQQYAACQSHAFMKGIGTFLAGTAWPAPAPPRRSPGAAGSGGGRPGRGPVTAPGPPVSAGSGAAFAVQKLVNKKLPYSLQWSLLLAGAAGSLASYVVTRAETQKCSDFWIYLETGKSPQELAKAGSVSQPAGTFPSLPVAFPGLVMPGSSLPQQFAVPAS, translated from the exons ATGGTCAACCTCGGGCTACGGCGCGTGGAGGACAGTGTGGCCGCCAAGCACCCG GCGCTGCAGCAGTACGCGGCCTGCCAGTCCCACGCCTTCATGAAGGGTATCGGCACCTTCCTGGCAGGTACGGCCTGGCCTGCCCCGGCTcctccccgccgctccccgggggctgcgggcagcgggGGCGGGCGGCCCGGGCGGGGGCCAGTAACGGCGCCCGGCCCCCCGGTTTCggcaggcagcggggccgcCTTCGCCGTGCAGAAGCTGGTGAACAAGAAGCTGCCGTACAGCCTGCAGTGGAGCCTGCTGCTGGCCGGGG CTGCAGGGTCCCTCGCCAGCTACGTGGTAACCAGAGCCGAGACACAGAAATGCTCCGATTTCTGGATTTACCTGGAGACAGGCAAGTCCCCACAGGAGCTTGCCAAGGCTGGTAGTGTTTCTCAGCCCGCAGGTACGTTCCCATCTCTCCCTGTTGCTTTCCCTGGGCTTGTCATGCCTGGTTCTTCCCTGCCGCAACAATTTGCTGTTCCTGCCTCATAA
- the PAXX gene encoding protein PAXX isoform X1: MAEPSGPFHLLRAGPGRYLCYCLPGPGPGGTVYVTDALEVWAGELGARPPLGCRCQPEEHGTKLRWVLQPRGPSPSTQGPSSPQPRPRREALGRGAASLSLGPGKATLQLWEEARCAALDLFKLPITEARSQLQALVFGMAGRVESLERRLEAVVETLASSCSPEKNTAQSQPLFLPGRQLPGGTSPGSAVCLLSLPQEAASPVLMCSPGHSKSPRLWLLSVALLSWCPSQHRRGQGSAWCLSGCLGRTVLRSDAGHHQTLAPGRTGVLARLCQPRGRSRESLSLTLASKARRHRLEWTLRTPDLCCPVPQ; this comes from the exons ATGGCGGAGCCGTCAGGGCCCTTCCACCTactgcgggccgggccgggccggtaCCTCTGCTACTGcctccccggccccggccccggcggcaCCGTCTA TGTGACCGACGCGCTGGAGGTCTGGGCCGGGGAGCTCGGCGCCCGCCCGCCGCTCGGCTGT cGGTGCCAGCCGGAGGAGCACGGCACGAAGCTcaggtgggtgctgcagccGCGGGGACCCAGCCCCTCCACCCAGGGCCCCTCCTCACCGCAGCCTCGCCCGCGCAGGGAGGCCTTGGGGCGGGGGGCCGCCTCGCTGAGCCTGGGCCCAGGGAAGGCCACGCTGCAGCTGTGGGAGGAGGCCCGGTGTGCGGCCCTGGATCTCTTCAAGCTGCCCATCACTGAGGCGAGAAGCCAGCTCCAGGCGCTGGTGTTTGGCATGGCGGGGCGTGTCGAGAGCCTGGAGAGACGCCTGGAAG CAGTGGTGGAGACGCTGGCGTCTTcctgcagccctgagaagaacACTGCCCAGAGCCAGCCGCTCTTCCTGCCAGGTAGGCAACTGCCAGGGGGCACCTCCCCTGGttctgctgtttgtttgctttctcttccccaggaGGCTGCCAGTCCTGTGCTCATGTGCTCTCCAGGACACTCCAAGTCCCCTCGGCTGTGGCTGCTGTCAGTCGCCCTGCTGTCCTGGTGCCCTTCCCAGCACAGAAGGGGTCAGGGCTCAGCATGGTGCCTCTCAGGGTGTCTGGGGCGCACTGTGCTCAGGTCAGACGCCGGGCATCACCAG ACCCTAGCCCCAGGAagaacaggggtgctggctcGGCTTTGCCAGCCAAGAGGAAGATCCCGGGAGAGTCTCTCATTAACCCTGGCTTCAAAAG CAAGAAGGCACCGTCTGGAGTGGACTTTGAGGACTCCTGACCTGTGCTGTCCCGTCCCCCAATGA
- the PAXX gene encoding protein PAXX isoform X3, with the protein MAEPSGPFHLLRAGPGRYLCYCLPGPGPGGTVYVTDALEVWAGELGARPPLGCRCQPEEHGTKLREALGRGAASLSLGPGKATLQLWEEARCAALDLFKLPITEARSQLQALVFGMAGRVESLERRLEAVVETLASSCSPEKNTAQSQPLFLPGRQLPGGTSPGSAVCLLSLPQEAASPVLMCSPGHSKSPRLWLLSVALLSWCPSQHRRGQGSAWCLSGCLGRTVLRSDAGHHQTLAPGRTGVLARLCQPRGRSRESLSLTLASKARRHRLEWTLRTPDLCCPVPQ; encoded by the exons ATGGCGGAGCCGTCAGGGCCCTTCCACCTactgcgggccgggccgggccggtaCCTCTGCTACTGcctccccggccccggccccggcggcaCCGTCTA TGTGACCGACGCGCTGGAGGTCTGGGCCGGGGAGCTCGGCGCCCGCCCGCCGCTCGGCTGT cGGTGCCAGCCGGAGGAGCACGGCACGAAGCTcag GGAGGCCTTGGGGCGGGGGGCCGCCTCGCTGAGCCTGGGCCCAGGGAAGGCCACGCTGCAGCTGTGGGAGGAGGCCCGGTGTGCGGCCCTGGATCTCTTCAAGCTGCCCATCACTGAGGCGAGAAGCCAGCTCCAGGCGCTGGTGTTTGGCATGGCGGGGCGTGTCGAGAGCCTGGAGAGACGCCTGGAAG CAGTGGTGGAGACGCTGGCGTCTTcctgcagccctgagaagaacACTGCCCAGAGCCAGCCGCTCTTCCTGCCAGGTAGGCAACTGCCAGGGGGCACCTCCCCTGGttctgctgtttgtttgctttctcttccccaggaGGCTGCCAGTCCTGTGCTCATGTGCTCTCCAGGACACTCCAAGTCCCCTCGGCTGTGGCTGCTGTCAGTCGCCCTGCTGTCCTGGTGCCCTTCCCAGCACAGAAGGGGTCAGGGCTCAGCATGGTGCCTCTCAGGGTGTCTGGGGCGCACTGTGCTCAGGTCAGACGCCGGGCATCACCAG ACCCTAGCCCCAGGAagaacaggggtgctggctcGGCTTTGCCAGCCAAGAGGAAGATCCCGGGAGAGTCTCTCATTAACCCTGGCTTCAAAAG CAAGAAGGCACCGTCTGGAGTGGACTTTGAGGACTCCTGACCTGTGCTGTCCCGTCCCCCAATGA
- the PAXX gene encoding protein PAXX isoform X4, translating into MAEPSGPFHLLRAGPGRYLCYCLPGPGPGGTVYVTDALEVWAGELGARPPLGCRCQPEEHGTKLRWVLQPRGPSPSTQGPSSPQPRPRREALGRGAASLSLGPGKATLQLWEEARCAALDLFKLPITEARSQLQALVFGMAGRVESLERRLEAVVETLASSCSPEKNTAQSQPLFLPDPSPRKNRGAGSALPAKRKIPGESLINPGFKSKKAPSGVDFEDS; encoded by the exons ATGGCGGAGCCGTCAGGGCCCTTCCACCTactgcgggccgggccgggccggtaCCTCTGCTACTGcctccccggccccggccccggcggcaCCGTCTA TGTGACCGACGCGCTGGAGGTCTGGGCCGGGGAGCTCGGCGCCCGCCCGCCGCTCGGCTGT cGGTGCCAGCCGGAGGAGCACGGCACGAAGCTcaggtgggtgctgcagccGCGGGGACCCAGCCCCTCCACCCAGGGCCCCTCCTCACCGCAGCCTCGCCCGCGCAGGGAGGCCTTGGGGCGGGGGGCCGCCTCGCTGAGCCTGGGCCCAGGGAAGGCCACGCTGCAGCTGTGGGAGGAGGCCCGGTGTGCGGCCCTGGATCTCTTCAAGCTGCCCATCACTGAGGCGAGAAGCCAGCTCCAGGCGCTGGTGTTTGGCATGGCGGGGCGTGTCGAGAGCCTGGAGAGACGCCTGGAAG CAGTGGTGGAGACGCTGGCGTCTTcctgcagccctgagaagaacACTGCCCAGAGCCAGCCGCTCTTCCTGCCAG ACCCTAGCCCCAGGAagaacaggggtgctggctcGGCTTTGCCAGCCAAGAGGAAGATCCCGGGAGAGTCTCTCATTAACCCTGGCTTCAAAAG CAAGAAGGCACCGTCTGGAGTGGACTTTGAGGACTCCTGA
- the PAXX gene encoding protein PAXX isoform X2, translating into MAEPSGPFHLLRAGPGRYLCYCLPGPGPGGTVYVTDALEVWAGELGARPPLGCRCQPEEHGTKLRWVLQPRGPSPSTQGPSSPQPRPRREALGRGAASLSLGPGKATLQLWEEARCAALDLFKLPITEARSQLQALVFGMAGRVESLERRLEVVETLASSCSPEKNTAQSQPLFLPGRQLPGGTSPGSAVCLLSLPQEAASPVLMCSPGHSKSPRLWLLSVALLSWCPSQHRRGQGSAWCLSGCLGRTVLRSDAGHHQTLAPGRTGVLARLCQPRGRSRESLSLTLASKARRHRLEWTLRTPDLCCPVPQ; encoded by the exons ATGGCGGAGCCGTCAGGGCCCTTCCACCTactgcgggccgggccgggccggtaCCTCTGCTACTGcctccccggccccggccccggcggcaCCGTCTA TGTGACCGACGCGCTGGAGGTCTGGGCCGGGGAGCTCGGCGCCCGCCCGCCGCTCGGCTGT cGGTGCCAGCCGGAGGAGCACGGCACGAAGCTcaggtgggtgctgcagccGCGGGGACCCAGCCCCTCCACCCAGGGCCCCTCCTCACCGCAGCCTCGCCCGCGCAGGGAGGCCTTGGGGCGGGGGGCCGCCTCGCTGAGCCTGGGCCCAGGGAAGGCCACGCTGCAGCTGTGGGAGGAGGCCCGGTGTGCGGCCCTGGATCTCTTCAAGCTGCCCATCACTGAGGCGAGAAGCCAGCTCCAGGCGCTGGTGTTTGGCATGGCGGGGCGTGTCGAGAGCCTGGAGAGACGCCTGGAAG TGGTGGAGACGCTGGCGTCTTcctgcagccctgagaagaacACTGCCCAGAGCCAGCCGCTCTTCCTGCCAGGTAGGCAACTGCCAGGGGGCACCTCCCCTGGttctgctgtttgtttgctttctcttccccaggaGGCTGCCAGTCCTGTGCTCATGTGCTCTCCAGGACACTCCAAGTCCCCTCGGCTGTGGCTGCTGTCAGTCGCCCTGCTGTCCTGGTGCCCTTCCCAGCACAGAAGGGGTCAGGGCTCAGCATGGTGCCTCTCAGGGTGTCTGGGGCGCACTGTGCTCAGGTCAGACGCCGGGCATCACCAG ACCCTAGCCCCAGGAagaacaggggtgctggctcGGCTTTGCCAGCCAAGAGGAAGATCCCGGGAGAGTCTCTCATTAACCCTGGCTTCAAAAG CAAGAAGGCACCGTCTGGAGTGGACTTTGAGGACTCCTGACCTGTGCTGTCCCGTCCCCCAATGA
- the PAXX gene encoding protein PAXX isoform X5, translating into MAEPSGPFHLLRAGPGRYLCYCLPGPGPGGTVYVTDALEVWAGELGARPPLGCRCQPEEHGTKLRWVLQPRGPSPSTQGPSSPQPRPRREALGRGAASLSLGPGKATLQLWEEARCAALDLFKLPITEARSQLQALVFGMAGRVESLERRLEVVETLASSCSPEKNTAQSQPLFLPDPSPRKNRGAGSALPAKRKIPGESLINPGFKSKKAPSGVDFEDS; encoded by the exons ATGGCGGAGCCGTCAGGGCCCTTCCACCTactgcgggccgggccgggccggtaCCTCTGCTACTGcctccccggccccggccccggcggcaCCGTCTA TGTGACCGACGCGCTGGAGGTCTGGGCCGGGGAGCTCGGCGCCCGCCCGCCGCTCGGCTGT cGGTGCCAGCCGGAGGAGCACGGCACGAAGCTcaggtgggtgctgcagccGCGGGGACCCAGCCCCTCCACCCAGGGCCCCTCCTCACCGCAGCCTCGCCCGCGCAGGGAGGCCTTGGGGCGGGGGGCCGCCTCGCTGAGCCTGGGCCCAGGGAAGGCCACGCTGCAGCTGTGGGAGGAGGCCCGGTGTGCGGCCCTGGATCTCTTCAAGCTGCCCATCACTGAGGCGAGAAGCCAGCTCCAGGCGCTGGTGTTTGGCATGGCGGGGCGTGTCGAGAGCCTGGAGAGACGCCTGGAAG TGGTGGAGACGCTGGCGTCTTcctgcagccctgagaagaacACTGCCCAGAGCCAGCCGCTCTTCCTGCCAG ACCCTAGCCCCAGGAagaacaggggtgctggctcGGCTTTGCCAGCCAAGAGGAAGATCCCGGGAGAGTCTCTCATTAACCCTGGCTTCAAAAG CAAGAAGGCACCGTCTGGAGTGGACTTTGAGGACTCCTGA
- the PAXX gene encoding protein PAXX isoform X6 gives MAEPSGPFHLLRAGPGRYLCYCLPGPGPGGTVYVTDALEVWAGELGARPPLGCRCQPEEHGTKLREALGRGAASLSLGPGKATLQLWEEARCAALDLFKLPITEARSQLQALVFGMAGRVESLERRLEAVVETLASSCSPEKNTAQSQPLFLPELPKQLADLLQSPSCLSLTEADPSPRKNRGAGSALPAKRKIPGESLINPGFKSKKAPSGVDFEDS, from the exons ATGGCGGAGCCGTCAGGGCCCTTCCACCTactgcgggccgggccgggccggtaCCTCTGCTACTGcctccccggccccggccccggcggcaCCGTCTA TGTGACCGACGCGCTGGAGGTCTGGGCCGGGGAGCTCGGCGCCCGCCCGCCGCTCGGCTGT cGGTGCCAGCCGGAGGAGCACGGCACGAAGCTcag GGAGGCCTTGGGGCGGGGGGCCGCCTCGCTGAGCCTGGGCCCAGGGAAGGCCACGCTGCAGCTGTGGGAGGAGGCCCGGTGTGCGGCCCTGGATCTCTTCAAGCTGCCCATCACTGAGGCGAGAAGCCAGCTCCAGGCGCTGGTGTTTGGCATGGCGGGGCGTGTCGAGAGCCTGGAGAGACGCCTGGAAG CAGTGGTGGAGACGCTGGCGTCTTcctgcagccctgagaagaacACTGCCCAGAGCCAGCCGCTCTTCCTGCCAG AGCTGCCAAAGCAGCTAGCTGACCTTTTGCAATCCCCATCCTGTCTGTCCCTGACCGAGGCAGACCCTAGCCCCAGGAagaacaggggtgctggctcGGCTTTGCCAGCCAAGAGGAAGATCCCGGGAGAGTCTCTCATTAACCCTGGCTTCAAAAG CAAGAAGGCACCGTCTGGAGTGGACTTTGAGGACTCCTGA
- the CLIC3 gene encoding chloride intracellular channel protein 3: MAEKPQIQLFVKASEDGESVGHCPFCQRLFMVLLLKGVPFTLTTVDVKRALDVLKDFAPGAQLPVLLYNGEPKTDTVTIEDFLEDKLGPPMFPSLVPHYRESSLAGNDIFHKFSTFIKNPVPAQDEALRRSLLRALLKLDEYLSAPLEYELAHDPHLQASQRRFLDGDQLTLADCNLLPKLNIVQVVCQHYRHFGIPKDLRGVWRYLSGANETKEFKYTCPNSEDIVQAYRSVVRSPQ; the protein is encoded by the exons ATGGCCGAGAAGCCCCAAATCCAGCTCTTCGTcaag GCAAGTGAGGATGGGGAGAGCGTGGGCCACTGCCCCTTCTGCCAGCGGCTCTTCATGGTCCTGCTGCTCAAAGGGGTGCCCTTCACCCTCACCACCGTGGATGTGAAGAG GGCACTGGATGTGCTGAAAGACTTCGCACCGGGCGCCCAGCTGCCTGTTTTGCTCTACAATGGTGAGCCCAAGACCGACACTGTCACCATCGAGGACTTCCTGGAGGACAAGCTGGGCCCCCCCAT GTTCCCCAGCCTGGTACCACACTACAGGGAGTCAAGCCTGGCCGGGAATGACATCTTCCACAAGTTCTCCACCTTCATCAAGAACCCAGTGCCTGCCCAGGATGAGG CGCTGCGGCGGAGCCTGCTGCGGGCCCTGCTGAAGCTGGACGAGTACCTGAGTGCCCCGCTGGAGTACGAGCTGGCCCACGACCCCCACCTCCAGGCTTCCCAGCGCCGTTTCCTCGACGGGGACCAGCTCACATTAGCTGACTGCAACCTGCTGCCCAAGCTCAACATCGTTCAG GTCGTGTGCCAGCATTACCGCCACTTTGGGATCCCCAAGGACCTGCGCGGTGTGTGGCGCTACCTTAGCGGTGCCAACGAAACCAAGGAATTCAAATACACCTGCCCCAACAGCGAGGACATCGTACAAGCCTATCGCTCCGTGGTCCGGTCACCGCAGTGA